ggcaagtcaggacactctctactttgcagatagagaaaggagctgtgtgttagtgggcgtcctgacactcctgctcgcccctcaagaggctttctccacaccaggagaaagccttgcattacggtgtgtagttacagacagaagaacaggaagtgaggatttctcagaagaaataaggacattaaaaagcaaaatggaaggatgaggtaagtgaaggaggactgcactaaggtaaaggaagatatttaggggggaaaaaaattcctttacaacccctttaagtacaaaaaaaaaacttaagaatGTTTCTTTTGTAGTATCGAAAAAACTTCATGCAACACTTTCGAGGAAGCTCtttgagcgaaacatgtagagtaagAAGTGGTTGCACATGATATCTAAACGATATGCTTTTGTCTGAACATTTAATTGTCATTTTAAAGAAACTTCATTTGTTATTTAAATaacatttatacttttttatatatatatatatatatatatatatataaaaaataaacttttgtatACCGTAATCTTTTGGTaccttttaaagtcccacccttttcACAATAAATATTGCCCACTAGGTttttttgtagggaaaaaaaaaagtctgagggTGAGTGTAATGCTTTATTGACATTCTGGTACTGTAGTACCAGAACAATGACAGAGTAATATTTCATATTTCGGCTGCTTTGAATTATAATTCTAAGACAACTGCGTATTTTAAACAATAAACTACAAAAATCAGGTTAGCAGTGTCCTTCAGCACTAGATGGGGAAATGAAAACATGTCACATTCACGCAGTTGGACCCTAAATGTCCACAGAGATGCTGCTGTTGGAGACTCGCACGCCATACCAGCCGGCCCAGTTCAAGGTGTCCTTCCCGCCATGCTGAAAAGAGATATAGCGCACTCCTGGTCCATAGTTACTGAAGGTGTGTGTTACCTAAaggggaagaggaagagaagTCTTAACATAAAATTGAATTAAGGGTTGCTACACATACAATTTATGTAGAAAAGGGTTAAAATGAATAGGAAATTATATAaagttagaaaaaaaagaaacagggcACTTTGGGGGGGATAAAAACAAGAGGCTGGTGGTCCTAAGAGGTACACTTCAGCAGCACTTCTTCAAGGAGAGGGAAGCAGCTCTCTGGTAAAAACAAAAGTGAAGAGCAGAAGGTGCTTCTAAGTGCAGTATAAACAAGTAATGCCTCAAGAAGTTAAAACACAAGAACCAGTTGGTAAAATGGCTCATTTGTGTAATAGAAGTCCCAGCGGTGTGCAGGGAAACATCCAACGGGTGTCCGGCGTGTGCTCTGTCCATGTATGATATCTCTGTGTCAGGCGGCGGTACTGGTAGAAGATCCCGGGCCAGCCAGCAGAGGAGAACCATGGAAGCTGGAAGAGCAGTCGCCGCTGTGGGAACAAGCGTAGAACGCGGGACAAAAGTGATGTCAGAGGTGGACGGAACGCGTTTCGGAGCGGCCTATTGCCGGGCAATAGGCCGCTCCGAAACGTGTCCCACCCACTGATGTCACTTCCAGGTTCCGCGTTCCATGCTGGTTCTCATTGCGGCAACCACTTTTCCAGCTTGCACCTTCCATGTTTCTCCCCTGCAGGCTAGCCCCAGATCTTCCATCAGCACCGTCATCTGAGACAGAGAATACCATACAAGGACAAAACCCGCCGGACGTCTCCTCAAAACCGCTGGGACTCGGCCCCATATTGATGTTACACCTATTGATGTGTCAAATGTCATCAGCAACTCTTTACGTAAAGCAACATTATGGAAAGATCTGTAAGGAATTGGAACATTACATAATGCCATTGGCCGTCACAACGTTGCGGTAGATTCACGGGTTGTGGGTGAAACTCCTGTATGGTTTTCTTGTCTTCAGAAAGCAGTCGGACCAACAACTCATACTGGCAGCTACAGTCCTTCCTTGCCGCATACctgaggagggggaaaaaagtgtcatagGGCATTACTACAACTTTGAGTAAAAATATAGTACCTAAGCTGTAGTGTACTTGTATATCAAATTTTAACCCCTTTCTAGtggtaaaacaaatctaaatgcctgagcacaattttgcaactttgacaggtgttcgtaaaactgtacatatcattacAACTTTGTGGACATTACTggaggagatgtgtggacattactgggggagacgcgtggacattactgggggagacgCGTGGACGTTACTGGGGGAGACGCGTGGACGTTACTGGGGGAGACGCGTGGACGTTACTGGGGGAGACGCGTGGACGTTACTGGGGGAGacgtgtggacattactggaagacatgtgtggacattactgggggagatgtgtggacattactggaagacatgtgtggacattactgggggagatgtgtggacattactgagggagatgtgtggacattactgagggagatgtgtggacattactgagggagatgtgtggacattactgggggacaTTACCGGGGACATGTTTGGGGGGGGAGacgtgtggacattactgggggagacgTGTGGACATTACGGTTATATTTAATCAAAATTTTGgttataattaccgtatttatcggcgtataacacacactttttttcacacataaaattggggggaaatcgtgggtgcgtgttttatgccgatagcatacctcggaggggaaggagggggacgagcgcccaccGGAAATCACAGAGCCATCATCTCCTCTCGGCTggcacgtcacacacgcacagtcccgcctccgccatcagcatcggaccatctcctgtgaaggagggggacgagcgcccgccggaaatcaccgagctgtcatctcctctcggctctcactcggctggcacgtcacacacgcacagtcccgcctccgccatcagcATTGGGCCATCTCCTtcgaaggagggggacgagcgaccgccggaaatcaccgagccgtcatctcctctcggctctcactcggctcgGTGTTCAGTCTATCATaagagatggtccaatgccgatggcggaggcgggactgtgagtgtgtgacgtgacagccaagtggagaggagatgacggctcagtgatttctGGCGGGCGCTTGTCCCCCTCCGAGGTATGTGTGAGAGGCAAGTGTACTCCGTACACTAAGTTTTATTAGGTGGACGGCCAATCCTTGCCACTTCAATCAAAACCTGCATCTGCAGAGAAGTGCCAGTAGAAATCTAGTCTCATTATTTGGGAAAATCCCAGGCTCTATGATTACTTTGCCTGAACCCCATCGCGATCCAGCATTATGcatgagagctgctgctctcctaGCTTTTTCCCTCCCCTCCCATCTGTCAGGAAAGTCTGAGGGACACCCAAGAGACTGGCTTAGATTGCTTCAAAGTTGTTTActtaaaaaaattagtttttccagaaaattccctcttaaacaTGGGGTATAAATACGGTAATCGAAactagttgattaatcgatttaaaaaaaaatcgattataaATGACACTTACCAGTCTGTGACGATAATGGCCGGTTGAAATTTGTCCAAAATCTCAGCACTGAACCCCTCTTTCTTTAGGTCGATAAGCTGGGACTTCTTGCAGGTCCTGCAAAGAtcaaaagatttatttattttttttatcccttaTTTAGGACCTCAAGAAAATTAACATTAACAACATGATCTATATACATTGCAAAACCTTCTACTGGAAAAACTTATCCTTTTCACACCCCCAAATCCATCAGAGGAAATGTCCTAGTtgtagacttaaaaaaaaaacaccaacttgGAATTGTGCTGTCTGGTAGATCAAAAGATTTAAATGCATACCCCCCccaccaacgctgtatcctggcctagggcagcacttattattatttttatttttttgaatttggagcCGATCTCTGCCCCCATGCGTCGTAATTTTGCAGGGAAAGGAGCTCGGCAGGACTGTGTGAATTGAGTGAGGAGACATCgcagggacaaggtaagaaaactctgcctggatactgcgatgcgatccagagtctggctcggggataccgctaatggtactggagccagactcgggaataccgccagggaggtaaaataaatattgtaatttttctcGAGCATTctccattgtttactgtgcctCAAAAGTCCGACCTTGACCTTGGGTTACCAATTCTGGTAGCCCTTTTTTTCTTGTTCCCCGGATGTGGCTATGTGAGTGCTTGCTTCTCTATTTCCAGCATCAGGTCCTCATGCAGATTACTCCCCCAGGAGTTCTGTACCTTCATCTATGGGTCTGGAGAAGTAAATACTGGACATGTGCTCCATTAGGAACTCCAAGTCCTTTTTCATGGCAGCAGATGGGACTGGTATAAAGAAATTAGACTCCCGTGAGCTGTCATGTACATTGCCACCAGCCCCAATGAATCAAAAAAGAGATTACCTCAAAAGAGAGTGGGATTTTAAGggcaatgaaaaataaattgaaaaaatatatataatttatcacAGACTCCTAGAAACCAAAAAGTAGTAcacaattaaaaacaaatgtacatTGAAATTGCATGGACATACAATACAAAATGAGACGGAAAACCCCAAAAATGGGATCCCAAGGGAACCAAATTTGCTGAATCGTTGTGGATACTCTGTTTTTGGCAATCCAAGTTGAATCCTTTGATTCCTGGACTCCCTCATGCTGTAATGGGATTGGTGGATTTCTGATGAGAGTCTGGGGTGGGGGCTTTTGTTCCTTTTTGAAAATGTGTGCTCATGTAAGTTATATTGTATGTCAAGATTAAGCGACAATGTTTTTTCGctgatatatttatattattgtttgtAATTATGCATTATTCATTTCATTTATGATGTATTTTACAATTCCAGAAATGTTGTTATCCCTGAAGAAGAATATATTGTAAACTCACatattcgaaacgcgtcgggtccaGCAAATCTGGTTCCCTTGGGATCCCATTTTTGGGGAATTCTGTCTCATTTTGTATCGTATGTCCACGCATTTTCAATGTACATTTGTTTTCAATTGTGTACCACTTTGTGGTTTCTATGTTTTTCTGAGtctgtaataaattatatatatttttctatatttttttttcaatttatttttcattgcctttaaagcgggggttctccctaaaacatttttttttctagcatctcattcagcatagtagcgtgagctacagtatgcctttatattttttttttggcgccataCTCACTctgtaatcgcgtagtaaagtttcaggggaatgggcgttcctattcagagggctcgtgattgacggccggctatggcgcgtcacgcttcacggaaatagctgaaataggtgtttgctcttcacggcgcctgcgcagtcagctctgatgtatagcgccgggaagagccgagacctactccggctattttcgtgacgcgccatagccggccgtcaatcacgagccctctgaataggaacgcccattccccgcggggagtctgaaattttactactcgattaaacagtgagtacggcgcagggaaaaaaaaatataaaggcataatgtagctcgcgctactatgctgaatgagatgctataaagttgtttttagggtgaaacaccgctttaaaatCCTACTCTTTCGAGGTAATCTCTTTGCAGATGGGACTGATGGTCCTCCATTCACatgttgagtgagtgagaaacttatatagcgcaacacatgcgaactgaatcgcctctgggcgcttggtatccgttccctgggccctcagaagagatgggtcttgatctttctcctgaaggccaggtggttcacctccaatcggatgctggttggtagagcgttccatagtctgggtccttggaccgcaaatcttcgttctcctttggacttctatctggctttgggtatctggagtagattttggttggtggatcgcagaatgcgattggtgtttgtgagcttttagtttctcgcatagatattggggggcatttccttgaacacacttatgcgttagacagagtgctttgaaagtgattctgtcttttactggcaaccaatgaagggatctcagtgaaggtgagattgattcccatgtttttttcccagtcacaggtcgagcggccgtattttgaacgacttgcagacgagtgattgggtattttgggagtccaagatagagggcatttgcatagtcaagtctggagttgataattgttcccaccacgactgctatgtcttttttttggggataaagggagtgagtctgcgtagaaggcgcagcagatggtgcgatccgctgactactgaccctatttgtgcatccattgtcatgtgggtgtcgaagaggactccgagacttttgactttggtgctaggggtgatggattgacccagaatgggcgggggcgtccaaGTTGTTGCGGGATGTTTGTGGGCCTTCTCTGAGTGGATAAGGTAGCTGTGTGGGTGAGCCAcgcaatttaaataaaaaacaggatGCTACGGGCAGAAGCACCCCATGATTGAGGCTTCGGAATGTGACTAATTCAAAGTACACCCAAAATTTTGAGTGAACATAAAACATGGTCAGAAAGGTGGaccaaaggcaaaacctttttctcATTTTGGAAACAATGCAGGCCAGTCACgttgttcctccaccccaaactcatgtCTTGTCTTTATGTAttcaaaagccccccccccccctcctgaattcAACCATCACATGTCCCATTAGAAGTATAAAATGAAAACCTAAAAAAACAGTTGACAGTATTTTTTGTGTTAATGACATTAATGAAGGAAATTTGGCCTTACTGGTTGGAGGTTACAAAGTATTTTTGGACCGATGTATTTGGAAACATCTCTCCTTCACCTCCAGGCAAATCTTCAACCTTCCATTGGCTACCACCATTTTCATCTATGGACCAGTTTTGTAAACCCTCTACAGCGGGGGAACACAGAATCGGAAAACACACATGTAGTTTACACAACACACAGCAAAATATAAGTCACGTTTCTACCAATATAAATGTCATGATATAAAATTGATTGTAGGCACACGtctgtggatttattaaggcagAACTCTAGCCATAAACCGCATATTGATTagtccaggcatgtccaaagtcaggcccgggggccaaatgcggcccccctgttgatttaatatggcccccctggggatttggatatatatattgtttgtggcccccagggccacaaaaggtatatactgtatttattggcactgCCTTGGagtggacagggagggggcaggacaagcgccgtcagattacatgaagagaatctcctgtttactcagcagcgtctctattggaattcccgtctcctgggatgccattggacgactgttctgtctatcataggaggcaggactttgtattaaagaggccacagggtaaacaagacattctcctgtttgtaatctgtcggcacttgtcccgccccctccctctgccctccgaggctgcaaatgggcatcgttcaggctgcactgatggcaatggtaaggctgcatttatagcacatgtgaggctgcatttatggcacatgtgaggttgcaatggtaaggctgcattggttgctgcattcatggcaatggtaaggctgcattcatggcaatggtgaggctgcattcatggcaatggtaagcctgtgcgtgttatacgccgataaatacggtatatccaaataacacgtccAAGCTCAGCTTAgccctaagcagcgctctgggattcgttggggccacaaataaaatacatacagtatatccaaataacacgcccaagctcatctcttcaccacacacagccacaaaggcaagataattcttcatgaataagcactaagtcagtgcgaaacgtcggttatcctcctgtttctgttgctgtgatccggtatgtttttgctgttcgtttaaataaagacaacctgtttggtttggagtgcagccatccatccttcattttacgccaatgcttgcctagtgcactgccagcacccttggaatcctacacctgtgtatgaccctatagcagacccaccttgagcggtgattttccttcttcaagagaattcttgttgggccgtgtattagtgctcagacgaacacacttagacagaattttaatggttcaaatgaccagaatgtcaggcaaaatagtcggccctcatgcatgttcacttcatcaaatctggccctctttgaaaaaagtttggacaaccCTGGATTAGTCCaatagaatatataaataaaaccagTGTTGGCTGTAATATTCAGATATTTCCCCCTCTGTGCCTTTCTGctgctagatgtcctcagtctgatggccatcATCATTCCTCCAACttcctctaaaccaggggtctccaaacttttcaaacaaagggccactttattgcccttcagactttaggagggccggattggggccagcaagggaagaaaaagtcacgggcctagcatcagtgagaacatatatggcctcagggttggtggtcaataggaagaggagtattccccctattagtaggaggaatagtatcccatctttggtatcagtggataatatagtgccccattgttggtgtcaatgggaggaatagtgcctcatgtcagtgggaggaattgtgccccaagggccggataaaggctagcaaagggccacatctggccctcgggccgcagtttggagacccctgctctaaaccaaGGTCATCCTGGACCcatccccagcctgtgactggacagtgaaagaagtcCATCTCTGTCACCCCTCCAGGTACATGGAATTATGTAAAACCCAGAATGTTGGCTTTGGGCTTCAACGTTCATTCTCCAACAAcataaaatttgtgtttttttttttttggtttaaaaataacaaacatattatacttacctcctctgtgtagtggtttacacagagcagcccggatcctcctcttcccggAGCCCTCACCGGCGTTTATGGCTTTTTCCCTCCTGcctggtgcccccacagcaagcagctttctataggggcacccaagccgagtcacagctctgtgtgtccaatctGACACGGAGCAGTGGcttggctccgccccctctctttcctcaatgactttgattgacagcagggggagccaatggtgcctgctgctgtctcagccaatgaggagggagagtcccagacagctgagtctcttgtgcaacattgctggatcgagatgagaCCTCCTGCCTTCAGAAcccttttaaagcggtagtaaacccacacatttaaaaggaaaaaaaacctgcaaggcaaaggcataatgagctagtatgcagcgtATACTAGCTCATCGTGAAATACTTACATCAGAAGTATCGGGAGCCCGGTCCACACCGAGGGAGCTGACATCTTGCCCGGGTTCGCGGCTCCGGTGCTGCGAGTGGCCGAAGCCGCGATGACGTATTTTCTTCCCGGCACGGTTCGGCAACGCTGTCGGGCCTTCAGCTGGGGCATTCAAAGCGCATGCGCCTCTGAcctcagcggctgcatgcagagtatctcctaaaccgtacaggttcaccgtttcaggtccgatttcagccagaATTTTggactgaaacggaccaaaagatgcCCAGCctcgctgcggagatatgtgaacaggCTCCATAAAGAGCCGGTCAAAATcccctgctattgcgaattggatgcggttaatccacatccaattcgcaatggtgtgaacccagcctgatatGTGAACAGAGCCCAATAGAATTaggaaaaaataaactgacatgcaAATTCCCTTGCACACCAGTGTAATGTAGAATCATGGTAATTTGCTATGTTTATTTCCTGTGATCATCAGCGCCATCTAGAGGCAATGATGTCATATTTTCCAGGTTGAGGtatagaccaccccccccccccctccgagcaATAATACAATATAGAGGTTCAAGACCTATCCTTACAAATACAGTAAGCACCTGTACATCAAATAAAAGGGAGCTCTTCATGTAAACAATCACATTTTCTTTCATACACTCAAATAGGAATAACAATCTCACCTAGAGCGCTTGGATTTTTGATCAAGTTTCTCTTCAGGCTAGATAGAAGAAAATTATCAATAATTATTGGTGAAAGATTACCATTAAAAAACAtcagaaacatagggccagattcacatacatttgcggcggcgtaacgcatgtcatttacgttacacccctgcaagttttcagcgcaagtgcttgattcacaaagcacttgcctgtaaacttgcggcggcgtagcgtaaagccgtctggcgcaagcccgcctaattcaaatggggcgtgtatcatttaaattaggcgcgttcccgtgctgaatgtactgcgcatgctccgtttttaaatttcccgccatgctttgcgcgaaatgacgtcattttttgaacggcgacgtgcgttacgtcctttcctattcccggacgtcttacgcaaaaaaaaaaaaaaaatgttaaattcgacgcgggaacgacggccatactttaacatggcctgtctaattttacaccacctaaatagcagtcgcaactttacgacgggaaaaggcgactagcgatgacgtaagagaatgcgacgaccgagcgtaccttcgtggatcgccgtaaacagctaattagcataccgatGCGGAAAAAAACGCCAACTCCACCCAGcgagcgccgaagtattgcatcctaagatccgaaggcgtacgaagccgtacgcctgtcggatcttagccaaatgccgttgtatctttgtttgagaattcaaaataaagatacgacgcggcaaatttgaaagtacgccggagtatcagcagatactcccgcgtactttttctgtgaatctggcccatagttttcatgaacatacatgtcatacttacctgctgtgtataatggttttgcagagagccccaatcctcctcttctctgagcTCCTGGTCCCTTCCCACTGCAGTGTGTTCCCACaggaagccacttgctatgggggctccctgtgtgctcgctcctgagccctgctctgtgtgtccataagacatagagagcagggttccACCCCATcccccccgctctctcctcactggctgcgattaacagcgggagccaatgtttctcactgctgtgtctgagccaatgaggagggagagagcctaGAGAacagctgctctcatgcacattgcttgaTCAAGATAAGGCTCAggtaaatatgggggggggggctgtgggagGAGCTGCATACTGAAGGTTTTCTTACCTTCATGCATTAGGGGAAAAAACCTTCAGCCCCTAAAAGGGTCCCTCTTATTCTAGGTAGCTTCAAATTGCAGTGCCTAAAATTGTATTAACGAATTAAAGAGCAATTAACTCAATTGTTGGCCAAATGGAAATCAActgtttctctgcaaaataaGTTTGCCAACATGTGACAGACTCAACTGGGTCATTCAGAGGGgactcttgcctactgactatgggccctggcgtTTGAGGGGGCTCTATTCTTTTGGAGGGGTGGGCCTGGgggactttaaggcctcgtacacacgggcaaacatgtccgatgaaaacggtccgcaggaccgttttcagcggacatgtccgcccggagatttctgtatgatggctgtactcaccatcgtacagaaatccgcacgtacacaCGATACGCAGTGACGAggccgcgacgtgcgcggccctggaagttcaatgcttccacgcatatgTCGAAGTGAAAAccgtcgggtggacaaatgtccgctggaaacctgtccgctcggctgtacagacgaccgaacatgtctgctgaaactggtccgcggaccagtttcagcagacatgttcggtcgtgtgtacggggccttagagtagtttcactttggattcaagtccatgtctcCCTGAGAGACACAGATTTGGGGGCCTCTGTGTTTTGTTGGGGGTAGAGTACCAACAGCCCCAAACAGCTTTGGTTGCTTCAACCCCTTCCTAGACTCAGAGACTCAATGCAGAAGATTCCAATCTGCTCAAAACAACCTGATGCTGGGGACTCCTACTGTTATGTGTAATCTGTTTGTAAAGTGTTATGTGTTTACTGTTACAATGTGTACCTGTGTTTCCCCATTGTTGgttgagtcacctattgtttctgtctgtttgCTATTCCTCCTCGAGattcctaaagccccatacacacggtcacactttttgccaaccaacttcaaaatctgcaagttttctaatttgtctgaccgtgtgtacgctccatcggaccaacttttcggcaacaaaagtccgatggtgccttgtctgactgtgtgtacagcaatccaaccaacttttggacaaagtgcaaatacgcatgctcagaaccaatgttaaaagcaacaaacaatagcagaagttaaccaaaaggtggcggtaaagagcagaaaatagcaaaaaaaacacatgatgttaggaaagttttagaaaagtttgcagaaaagtctgactgtgtgtatgctatgggtgtggccggacaaatcaattaggaaaaaaaatccaagggaaattttgttggatgtctgactgtgtgtatgagcctttagatgTGATTAGTCTTTTGTGGACTTTACCGCATTACTTAACCACTGTAGGATATTTACCCcaatatgtaatatttttttcattgtttatgTGATTACTACCCCTATTGTTGAAGTGTATAAAAACCtgtatttctgaaaaaaaatggtTCCTTTTGGTTCTACCTCAATATCTTGTCTGTGTACAATGCTTGGGGTAACAGGTTGGTATTAGCTACTGATCTGCTGGGTTTGGAGGGCAGGAGGCACCCGGTCGGGGTGCCAGGCGGTCCGCCACACAACATTTTTGAGATCATCATTATAAACACTGTAGTATGCTTGCATTACAAAACCAATAAGTATACCATCAATTACAAACATACTACATATCTAGTTATTCAGCTAAACTTTCCCAATCCCGTTGCCAGTGCAGTTTTTAGGCTGTGTTCACAAAGGTTAGACACAGATCAGCCAATATTGCTTTACCTCCCACCTTGTGAGTTACCAT
The Rana temporaria chromosome 6, aRanTem1.1, whole genome shotgun sequence DNA segment above includes these coding regions:
- the LOC120943004 gene encoding F-box only protein 6-like, whose product is MWGTNGLKRNLIKNPSALEGLQNWSIDENGGSQWKVEDLPGGEGEMFPNTSVQKYFVTSNQTCKKSQLIDLKKEGFSAEILDKFQPAIIVTDWYAARKDCSCQYELLVRLLSEDKKTIQEFHPQPVNLPQRCDGQWHYVTHTFSNYGPGVRYISFQHGGKDTLNWAGWYGVRVSNSSISVDI